In Actinoplanes sp. NBC_00393, a single genomic region encodes these proteins:
- a CDS encoding FtsK/SpoIIIE domain-containing protein, giving the protein MAESTKQRVMEIRAGLSHALGAAQTALENARQAETEAVAHWERVNGAVTARRRKLAAARDERIREIDTWHETELAALAGAAAGAADRAAPGAAGEPWHSWEPTPLNRAAELRIGRLMLPEAPVPHPQRTRRPDGPWAGPPGTARENEPEPEPDPLSDEAPPEAPALVRLLDHGHIVIEGDQRTGDDVVAGLLLRALGTSAPGTVQLVGYDPENLGGGLAGFAPLASAGVLTFAGPQDLGPLLDELVGHVRRINETVLAGEYTSLRELHAATRRRPEPWRVAVLLGAGELSKHERTQLDRLLRTGAACGVHLVIRGLAVEPGPTVEVVTAAPGDKARVRGAGALPVRLDPGPPAPVLTATCRQIAEAVAAGPAPVALDSLLPEAGTEWQENSAAGLTAPLGDSPQGARVKVTLSDYPPHALIAGPSGTGKTNFIYAWLGALAARYSPAELAFYLLDFKEGVSFARFAPGRRDPSWMPHVRLVGVNVNTDREFGLALLRFLSGELRRRADAAKQYEVTNLAELRAEDPDGDWPRIVAVVDEFQVLLAGRDAVAAEAVDLLEDLARRGRSQGIHLILASQDVSGIEALWGRPALVAQFSLRIALPKARRVLAEQNNAADTLPRYHAVVNADSGATDANRVVRVPAASDRDQWSALQHRLWRRRPAELGPPRLFDGDVVPRLAESPDFRGLRPSESPAAPIALLGETIDVAARSARTVLRRAPGRNIAVLGTRVDEACAVLATAGRSLAAQFTPEGARFSVVCLDQDARAAAEALHARIPECGWYDAENVDWLLEDAAAEATAAWPADRPHFILIYAADALPGGRAAAEQLRTVLRQGPERRLHVIGWWRGAGLLRDSLGGHATRTDPIGAWVALDVHGSELSPYYPGTGAPNWYPRPWRALHFDRSVHRGAEVIIPYGTS; this is encoded by the coding sequence ATGGCTGAATCCACCAAGCAACGGGTGATGGAGATCCGGGCCGGGCTCTCGCACGCGCTCGGCGCCGCGCAGACGGCCCTGGAGAACGCCCGGCAGGCGGAGACCGAAGCGGTCGCCCACTGGGAACGGGTCAACGGCGCGGTGACGGCCCGCCGGCGCAAACTCGCGGCCGCCCGCGACGAGCGGATCCGCGAGATCGACACCTGGCACGAGACGGAACTGGCCGCGCTCGCCGGGGCCGCCGCGGGCGCCGCTGACCGGGCCGCACCGGGCGCCGCCGGCGAGCCGTGGCACAGCTGGGAGCCCACCCCGCTGAACCGGGCCGCCGAGCTGCGCATCGGCCGGCTGATGCTGCCCGAGGCGCCGGTGCCGCACCCGCAACGGACCCGGCGGCCGGACGGGCCGTGGGCCGGCCCGCCGGGCACGGCCCGCGAGAACGAGCCGGAGCCGGAGCCGGATCCGCTCAGCGACGAGGCGCCACCGGAGGCGCCGGCCCTGGTCCGGCTCCTCGACCACGGGCACATCGTGATCGAGGGCGACCAGCGGACCGGCGACGACGTGGTGGCCGGGCTGCTGCTGCGCGCGCTCGGCACCAGCGCGCCGGGCACGGTGCAGCTGGTCGGGTACGACCCGGAGAACCTCGGCGGTGGCCTGGCCGGGTTCGCCCCGCTCGCCTCCGCGGGAGTGCTCACCTTCGCCGGGCCGCAGGACCTCGGTCCGCTGCTGGACGAGCTGGTCGGCCACGTGCGGCGGATCAACGAGACGGTGCTGGCCGGGGAGTACACGTCGCTGCGCGAGCTGCACGCGGCGACCCGGCGGCGGCCGGAGCCGTGGCGGGTGGCAGTGCTGCTCGGCGCCGGGGAGCTGTCCAAGCACGAGCGGACCCAGCTGGACCGGCTGCTGCGCACCGGCGCCGCGTGCGGGGTGCACCTGGTGATCCGGGGGCTGGCGGTGGAGCCCGGTCCGACGGTCGAGGTGGTCACCGCTGCCCCCGGCGACAAGGCCCGAGTGCGCGGGGCCGGCGCGCTGCCCGTACGCCTCGATCCCGGACCGCCGGCCCCCGTGCTCACCGCGACCTGCCGGCAGATCGCTGAGGCGGTGGCCGCCGGGCCGGCGCCGGTCGCGCTGGACAGCCTGCTGCCGGAGGCCGGCACCGAGTGGCAGGAGAACTCGGCCGCCGGCCTGACCGCGCCGCTCGGCGACAGCCCGCAGGGCGCCCGGGTCAAGGTCACGCTCAGCGACTACCCGCCGCACGCGCTGATCGCCGGCCCGTCCGGCACCGGCAAGACCAACTTCATCTATGCCTGGCTGGGCGCTCTGGCCGCCCGCTACTCCCCCGCCGAGCTGGCGTTCTACCTGCTCGACTTCAAGGAGGGGGTGTCGTTCGCCCGGTTCGCGCCGGGCCGGCGCGACCCCAGCTGGATGCCGCACGTCCGGCTGGTCGGGGTGAACGTCAACACCGACCGGGAGTTCGGTCTGGCGCTGCTGCGCTTCCTCAGCGGTGAGCTGCGGCGGCGGGCCGACGCGGCGAAACAGTACGAGGTCACCAACCTGGCCGAGCTGCGCGCCGAGGACCCGGACGGCGACTGGCCGCGGATCGTGGCGGTGGTCGACGAGTTCCAGGTGCTGCTCGCCGGCCGGGACGCGGTCGCCGCCGAGGCCGTCGACCTGCTCGAGGACCTCGCCCGCCGGGGCCGCTCGCAGGGCATCCACCTGATCCTGGCCAGCCAGGACGTCTCCGGCATCGAGGCGCTGTGGGGCCGGCCGGCGTTGGTCGCGCAGTTCTCGCTGCGGATCGCGCTGCCCAAGGCCCGCCGGGTGCTCGCCGAGCAGAACAACGCCGCCGACACGCTGCCCCGCTACCACGCGGTGGTCAACGCCGACTCCGGCGCGACCGACGCGAACCGGGTGGTGCGTGTGCCGGCGGCCAGCGACCGGGACCAGTGGAGCGCCCTGCAGCACCGGTTGTGGCGGCGCCGGCCGGCCGAGCTGGGCCCGCCCCGGCTCTTCGACGGTGACGTGGTCCCCCGGCTCGCGGAGAGTCCCGACTTCCGGGGGCTGCGGCCGTCCGAGTCGCCGGCCGCACCGATCGCCCTGCTCGGCGAGACCATCGACGTGGCGGCGCGGTCCGCGCGTACCGTGCTGCGGCGCGCGCCGGGCCGCAACATCGCCGTGCTCGGCACCCGGGTCGACGAGGCCTGCGCGGTGCTGGCCACCGCCGGACGCTCGCTCGCGGCGCAGTTCACCCCGGAAGGGGCCCGGTTCTCGGTGGTCTGCCTCGACCAGGACGCCCGCGCGGCGGCCGAGGCGCTGCACGCCCGGATCCCGGAGTGCGGCTGGTACGACGCGGAGAACGTGGACTGGCTGCTCGAGGACGCGGCGGCGGAGGCGACCGCGGCATGGCCGGCGGACCGTCCGCACTTCATCCTGATCTACGCGGCCGACGCGCTGCCCGGTGGGCGGGCCGCGGCCGAGCAGCTGCGCACCGTGCTGCGGCAGGGGCCGGAGCGGCGGCTGCACGTGATCGGGTGGTGGCGCGGGGCCGGTCTGCTGCGCGACAGCCTCGGCGGGCACGCCACGCGTACCGATCCGATCGGCGCCTGGGTCGCGCTGGACGTGCACGGCAGCGAACTCTCGCCGTACTACCCTGGCACCGGCGCGCCGAACTGGTACCCCCGGCCGTGGCGCGCCCTGCATTTCGACCGCTCGGTGCATCGAGGCGCCGAGGTGATCATCCCTTACGGAACCTCATGA
- a CDS encoding cupin domain-containing protein, whose product MTALSRVLALDPTEFAARWGREPVLTRAADLGGPDGFTDLLGPAAVDELLSRRGLRTPFLRVARQGTVLPAGRFTGGGGAGAEIADQVHDEQVMRLYADGATLVLQGLHRLWPPLIEFAGALGAELNRPLQVNAYLTPPASQGFATHYDTHDVFVLQVDGRKKWCIHPPVLPDPLEKQAWGGRADEVAATAQGEPALDVVLEPGDALYLPRGWLHSAKALGGRSLHLTVGIRGLTRYALVEELLTLAMEDPRLRATLPYGLDVADPDAIGPELAETVTALRDWLNTADPAAVAARLRERSWPSARPAPISPLAQLDFAAALTPADKIIARGGLQWQLADGPDQVTLRLTGRELQLPAYCGPAVRTALDGDAHAVGDLPLDDDADRLVLARRLLTEGLLVPAG is encoded by the coding sequence ATGACCGCATTGTCCCGCGTCCTTGCGCTGGACCCGACCGAGTTCGCCGCCCGCTGGGGACGCGAACCGGTGCTGACCCGGGCCGCCGACCTCGGCGGCCCGGACGGCTTCACCGACCTGCTCGGCCCGGCCGCCGTCGACGAGCTGCTCAGCCGGCGCGGGCTGCGCACCCCGTTCCTGCGGGTGGCCCGGCAGGGCACGGTGCTGCCGGCCGGGCGGTTCACCGGCGGCGGGGGTGCCGGCGCCGAAATCGCCGACCAGGTGCACGACGAGCAGGTGATGCGCCTGTACGCCGACGGCGCCACCCTGGTCCTGCAAGGCCTGCACCGCCTCTGGCCGCCGCTGATCGAGTTCGCCGGCGCGCTCGGCGCCGAGCTGAACCGGCCGCTGCAGGTGAACGCCTACCTCACCCCGCCGGCCAGTCAGGGCTTCGCCACCCACTACGACACCCACGACGTCTTCGTGCTGCAGGTCGACGGCCGCAAGAAGTGGTGCATCCACCCGCCGGTGCTGCCCGACCCGCTGGAGAAGCAGGCCTGGGGCGGCCGGGCCGACGAGGTCGCCGCCACCGCACAAGGCGAACCGGCCCTCGACGTCGTCCTCGAACCGGGCGACGCCCTCTACCTGCCGCGCGGCTGGCTGCACTCGGCGAAGGCGCTGGGCGGCCGGTCGCTGCACCTGACCGTCGGAATCCGCGGCCTGACCCGCTACGCCCTGGTCGAGGAACTGCTCACGCTCGCCATGGAGGATCCCCGGCTGCGCGCCACCCTGCCGTACGGCCTGGACGTCGCCGACCCGGACGCGATCGGGCCGGAGCTGGCCGAGACGGTGACCGCGCTGCGGGACTGGCTGAACACCGCCGACCCGGCCGCGGTCGCCGCCCGCCTGCGCGAGCGTTCCTGGCCGTCGGCCCGGCCCGCACCGATCAGTCCGCTGGCCCAGCTCGACTTCGCGGCGGCGCTCACCCCGGCCGACAAGATCATCGCCCGCGGTGGGCTGCAATGGCAGCTCGCCGACGGCCCGGACCAGGTGACACTCCGGCTCACCGGTCGCGAGCTGCAGCTTCCGGCCTACTGCGGGCCGGCGGTGCGCACCGCCCTGGACGGTGACGCGCACGCGGTCGGCGACCTGCCGCTGGACGACGACGCCGACCGTCTCGTGCTGGCCCGCCGCCTGCTCACCGAGGGCCTGCTGGTCCCGGCGGGCTGA
- a CDS encoding BatC protein, translating into MGLSDQEIISSDPAGSAGEGPADGGANPQGHDGGADGGAGGEGPADGGANPNAVDGGADGGASGEGPADGGANPQGHDGGADGSAG; encoded by the coding sequence ATGGGACTCAGCGACCAGGAGATCATCAGCTCGGATCCGGCCGGCTCGGCCGGTGAGGGCCCGGCCGACGGCGGGGCCAACCCGCAGGGCCACGACGGCGGCGCGGACGGCGGGGCCGGCGGCGAGGGCCCGGCGGACGGCGGCGCGAACCCGAACGCGGTCGACGGCGGGGCGGACGGCGGCGCCTCCGGCGAGGGCCCGGCCGACGGCGGCGCCAACCCGCAGGGCCACGACGGCGGCGCCGACGGCAGCGCGGGCTGA
- a CDS encoding DUF72 domain-containing protein, translated as MLWIGTSGWQYRDWRPDKGADDTGYLYPGGLPQRLWLEHYADRFDVVEVNNAFYRLPERKTFVQWRERTPDGFRFAVKMSRYLTHIKRLREPAEPVARFLNRAEGLGDKLGPVLLQLPPTLRADLDALDETLRQFPAGVRVAVEPRHATWFTAECEQLLKQHGAALCWADRCGRPITPLWRTADFGYLRLHEGAARPWPRYGKRALTSWLDRSGVPEMFVFFNNDPGGAAVIDAGVLAAEAARRAIKITKVPSISPRPPAAR; from the coding sequence ATGCTGTGGATCGGGACATCGGGCTGGCAGTACCGGGACTGGCGACCGGACAAGGGTGCGGACGACACCGGCTACCTCTACCCGGGCGGGCTGCCGCAGCGGCTCTGGCTGGAGCACTACGCCGACCGGTTCGACGTGGTCGAGGTGAACAACGCCTTCTACCGGCTGCCGGAGCGCAAGACCTTCGTCCAGTGGCGGGAGCGCACCCCGGACGGGTTCCGGTTCGCGGTGAAGATGAGCCGGTACCTGACCCACATCAAGCGGCTGCGCGAGCCGGCCGAGCCGGTGGCGCGTTTCCTCAACCGGGCCGAGGGGCTCGGCGACAAGCTGGGGCCGGTGCTCCTGCAGCTACCGCCGACCCTGCGGGCCGATCTGGACGCGCTGGACGAGACGCTGCGGCAGTTCCCCGCCGGGGTGCGGGTGGCGGTCGAGCCGCGGCACGCCACCTGGTTCACCGCCGAGTGCGAACAGCTGCTGAAGCAGCACGGCGCGGCGCTGTGCTGGGCGGATCGCTGCGGGCGGCCGATCACGCCGCTGTGGCGTACGGCGGACTTCGGCTACCTGCGGCTGCACGAGGGTGCGGCCCGTCCCTGGCCGAGGTACGGCAAACGGGCGCTCACGTCGTGGCTGGACCGTTCCGGCGTACCGGAGATGTTTGTCTTCTTCAACAACGACCCGGGCGGCGCCGCGGTGATCGACGCGGGTGTGCTGGCGGCGGAAGCCGCCCGCCGTGCGATCAAGATCACCAAGGTTCCGTCGATCAGCCCTCGCCCTCCAGCAGCTCGATGA
- a CDS encoding TraR/DksA family transcriptional regulator: MLVNGAVVTGKGASTAKGRSAEEIDQIRALLRSRFEELNTEYEEAVAQNHRLRLVEIGDAAGDDQADSGSKTAERDAATSLLRTLLDRRTQAEHAIHRLDEGTYGNCEGCSNPIPVERLEVFPSATTCVNCKQVRERRAS, encoded by the coding sequence ATGCTCGTCAACGGAGCGGTTGTTACGGGTAAGGGCGCGAGTACGGCGAAGGGGCGCTCGGCCGAGGAGATCGACCAGATCCGGGCGCTCCTGCGGAGCCGGTTCGAGGAGCTCAACACGGAGTACGAGGAAGCGGTCGCGCAGAACCATCGGCTGCGGCTGGTCGAGATCGGCGATGCGGCCGGCGACGACCAGGCGGACAGCGGTTCGAAGACGGCGGAGCGCGACGCCGCCACGTCGCTGCTGCGGACCCTGCTCGACCGGCGGACCCAGGCGGAGCACGCCATCCACCGGCTGGACGAGGGCACCTACGGCAACTGCGAGGGCTGCTCGAACCCGATCCCGGTGGAGCGGCTGGAGGTCTTCCCGTCCGCCACCACGTGTGTGAACTGCAAGCAGGTCCGCGAGCGCCGGGCCAGCTAG
- a CDS encoding uridine kinase, with protein sequence MRVRPVSFPVLVEELAERLASRESDNRLRVAVDGADAADPARLADALVDPLRVRGRPAVRVDTSDFLRPASLRLEFGRTNPDSFYAGWFDEAGLIREVLAPAGPDGSGRIVRRLWDPAVDRAAREPYQQLPATAIVLVSGPLLLGSGLPFDFTVHLELSAAALARRTGSEQQWTLPAYRRYATEVAPETFADLVVRLDDPRRPALVEPAW encoded by the coding sequence GTGCGCGTCCGACCCGTCTCTTTCCCCGTCCTCGTCGAGGAACTGGCCGAGCGCCTGGCGAGTCGGGAATCCGACAATCGCCTCCGGGTGGCCGTGGACGGCGCCGACGCCGCTGATCCGGCCCGCCTCGCGGACGCCCTGGTGGACCCGCTGCGGGTTCGCGGCCGTCCGGCCGTACGGGTGGACACCAGCGACTTCCTGCGCCCCGCCTCGCTGCGCCTGGAGTTCGGGCGCACCAATCCGGACTCGTTCTACGCCGGCTGGTTCGACGAGGCCGGGCTGATCCGCGAGGTGCTGGCCCCGGCGGGCCCCGATGGTTCCGGCCGGATCGTGCGGCGGCTCTGGGACCCGGCCGTCGACCGCGCCGCCCGCGAGCCCTACCAGCAGCTGCCCGCCACGGCGATTGTGCTGGTCAGCGGCCCGTTGCTGCTCGGCTCCGGGCTGCCGTTCGACTTCACCGTCCACCTTGAGCTCTCCGCCGCCGCGCTGGCCCGGCGAACCGGTTCGGAGCAGCAGTGGACCTTGCCGGCGTATCGCCGCTACGCCACCGAGGTTGCCCCGGAAACCTTTGCTGACCTGGTCGTTCGTCTCGACGACCCGCGGCGGCCGGCGCTGGTCGAGCCGGCCTGGTGA
- a CDS encoding winged helix-turn-helix domain-containing protein has translation MPVSALSPRADRRSAGPGRGSGRRAAEPALTVTLAIPLTGDGVSPQAHRLLAAVRELVELSRGTVTVEQAVEAPEESEPASEGPEVRLLTGSRQALLEDAALPLTRLEFDLLLYLAERPRRVFTRAQLLAAVWGYERAGERTVDVHVRRLRLKLGGNLPLITTVYGVGYRLADDARITIMPQD, from the coding sequence ATGCCGGTCAGCGCATTGTCGCCGCGTGCCGATCGCCGTTCCGCGGGGCCGGGCCGAGGCTCCGGCCGGCGTGCCGCCGAACCGGCGCTGACCGTGACCCTCGCCATACCGCTCACCGGCGACGGGGTCTCGCCGCAGGCGCACCGGCTGCTGGCGGCGGTCCGCGAGCTGGTCGAGCTGAGCCGCGGCACGGTCACCGTCGAGCAGGCCGTCGAGGCGCCGGAGGAGTCCGAGCCGGCCTCGGAGGGTCCGGAGGTGCGCCTGCTCACCGGATCGCGTCAGGCGCTGCTGGAGGACGCCGCGCTGCCGCTCACCCGGCTCGAGTTCGACCTGCTGCTCTACCTGGCCGAGCGGCCGCGCCGGGTCTTCACCCGGGCGCAGCTGCTGGCCGCGGTCTGGGGTTACGAGCGGGCCGGGGAGCGGACCGTCGACGTCCACGTCCGCCGGCTGCGGCTCAAGCTCGGTGGCAACCTCCCGCTGATCACCACGGTCTACGGCGTGGGCTACCGGCTGGCCGACGACGCCCGGATCACGATCATGCCGCAAGATTGA
- a CDS encoding ankyrin repeat domain-containing protein: MTELDAETIAYAHRMFDLARSGATGELAAQVAAGLPANLTNDKGDTLLILAAYHDHPETVAALLELGADPERVNDRGQTALGAAVFRQNPETVKTLLAAGADPDSGAPTAAFFGLPEMAALLAGGAAAATPPEKTATPPEKTATPPEKAATPPEKN; the protein is encoded by the coding sequence GTGACCGAGCTTGATGCCGAGACGATTGCCTATGCCCATCGCATGTTCGACCTCGCGCGCTCCGGCGCGACCGGGGAACTGGCGGCCCAGGTGGCCGCCGGACTGCCGGCGAACCTGACCAACGACAAAGGAGACACGCTGCTGATCCTGGCGGCCTACCACGACCACCCGGAGACCGTCGCCGCTCTCCTGGAGCTCGGGGCGGACCCGGAACGGGTCAACGACCGGGGCCAGACGGCGCTGGGCGCGGCGGTGTTCCGGCAGAACCCGGAGACGGTGAAGACGCTGCTCGCTGCCGGCGCCGACCCGGACAGCGGGGCGCCCACGGCGGCCTTCTTCGGCCTGCCGGAGATGGCGGCGCTGCTGGCCGGGGGCGCTGCCGCGGCAACGCCCCCGGAGAAGACGGCAACGCCGCCGGAGAAGACGGCAACGCCGCCGGAAAAGGCGGCGACGCCGCCGGAGAAGAACTAG
- the secA2 gene encoding accessory Sec system translocase SecA2, with product MGVSQRLKSRFRKFLQRPGTTVDLGPLSRRLAAIEAREDALKELDDAALTEAAREASDYVEICAIGREAARRAISQRPYDVQLLGSMALLDKRVAEMATGEGKTLTATVAAYGHTRLGNGPVHVLTVNDYLAKRDAEWMEPIYTLLGLTVGSVTESMTPEERREAYLADVTYVSVSEAGFDYLRDQLVTDVADRVQRDLATAIVDEADSILIDEARVPMVLAGSTATESDPVHEAAALMKTLRKGRDYEVAEDGRSVAFTDDGLKHIEEQLGGIDLYADDQVAHLSAVNVALHAHALLRRDVDYIVRNGSVELIDEMRGRVAQRRRWPDGLQAAVEAKEGLTSTAEGEVLDTLTVQAFIALYKTACGMTATAVHVGEQLREYFKLEVAVIPPNTPNIREDDPDRIYSAHDTRDEALVEEIKIAHESGRPVLIGTLDVKASELLARQLADAGVPCNVLNAKNDAEEAAIIAEAGAVGAVTVSTQMAGRGVDIRLGGSDEKDRDQVVELGGLYVIGAGRHDSRRVDDQLRGRAGRQGDPGRSVFFVSLEDELIVRHAGDIIPGSPRMDMDGVVHDPQVDYAVEHAQRVAEGVNHEIHKNTWRYSVVIEQQRLLLAERRERLLTSEVAAIMLLEKSEEKAKETDEDVLSDSARAIALYHLDRLWADHLAYLNEVREGVHLRALGKLDPLDEFHRAAVPAFQELLTQVEARTIETFEEVDLTDGWQPDRAEIVRPSATWTYLVHDNPFGSELDRLIAAVGRRLTSGG from the coding sequence ATGGGTGTGTCGCAGCGGCTGAAGAGCCGGTTCCGCAAGTTTCTCCAGCGTCCGGGCACGACCGTGGACCTCGGGCCGTTGTCGAGGCGGCTCGCCGCCATCGAAGCGCGTGAGGACGCGCTGAAGGAGCTGGACGACGCGGCGCTGACCGAGGCCGCGCGGGAGGCGAGCGACTACGTCGAGATCTGCGCGATCGGCCGGGAGGCGGCCCGTCGCGCGATCTCCCAGAGGCCGTACGACGTACAGCTTCTCGGCTCCATGGCCCTGCTCGACAAGCGGGTCGCCGAGATGGCCACCGGTGAGGGCAAGACGCTCACCGCCACCGTCGCGGCGTACGGGCACACCCGGCTCGGCAACGGCCCGGTGCACGTGCTCACGGTCAACGACTACCTGGCCAAGCGCGACGCCGAGTGGATGGAGCCGATCTACACGCTGCTCGGCCTCACGGTCGGCTCGGTGACCGAGTCGATGACTCCCGAGGAGCGCCGCGAGGCGTACCTGGCGGACGTCACCTACGTCTCGGTGAGCGAGGCCGGCTTCGACTACCTGCGCGACCAGCTGGTCACCGACGTCGCCGACCGGGTCCAGCGGGACCTGGCCACGGCGATCGTCGACGAGGCCGACTCGATCCTGATCGACGAGGCCCGGGTGCCGATGGTGCTGGCCGGCAGCACCGCCACCGAGAGCGACCCGGTGCACGAGGCCGCCGCGCTGATGAAGACCCTGCGCAAGGGCCGCGACTACGAGGTGGCTGAGGACGGCCGCAGCGTCGCCTTCACCGACGACGGCCTCAAGCACATCGAGGAGCAGCTCGGCGGCATCGATCTGTACGCCGACGACCAGGTCGCGCACCTGTCCGCGGTGAACGTCGCGCTGCACGCCCACGCGCTGCTGCGCCGCGACGTCGACTACATCGTGCGCAACGGCTCGGTCGAGCTGATCGACGAGATGCGCGGCCGGGTCGCCCAGCGCCGCCGCTGGCCGGACGGCCTGCAGGCGGCGGTGGAGGCCAAGGAGGGCCTCACCTCGACCGCCGAGGGCGAGGTGCTCGACACGCTGACCGTGCAGGCGTTCATCGCGCTCTACAAGACCGCCTGCGGCATGACCGCGACCGCGGTGCACGTCGGTGAGCAGCTGCGGGAGTACTTCAAGCTCGAGGTGGCGGTGATCCCGCCGAACACCCCGAACATCCGGGAGGACGACCCGGACCGGATCTACTCGGCGCACGACACCCGCGACGAGGCCCTGGTCGAGGAAATCAAGATCGCCCACGAGTCCGGCCGCCCGGTCCTGATCGGCACCCTGGACGTGAAGGCCTCCGAGCTGCTGGCCCGGCAGCTGGCCGACGCCGGTGTGCCGTGCAACGTGCTGAACGCGAAGAACGACGCCGAGGAAGCCGCGATCATCGCGGAGGCCGGCGCGGTCGGCGCGGTCACCGTCTCCACCCAGATGGCCGGCCGTGGTGTCGACATCCGGTTGGGCGGCAGCGACGAGAAGGACCGCGACCAGGTGGTCGAGCTGGGCGGGCTGTACGTGATCGGCGCCGGCCGGCACGACAGCCGCCGCGTCGACGACCAGCTCCGCGGCCGGGCCGGCCGGCAGGGTGACCCGGGCCGCTCGGTGTTCTTCGTCAGCCTCGAGGACGAGCTGATCGTCCGGCACGCCGGCGACATCATCCCCGGCTCGCCGCGGATGGACATGGACGGCGTCGTGCACGACCCGCAGGTGGACTACGCGGTCGAGCACGCCCAGCGGGTCGCCGAGGGTGTGAACCACGAGATCCACAAGAACACCTGGCGGTACAGCGTGGTGATCGAGCAGCAGCGCCTGCTGCTCGCCGAGCGCCGGGAACGGCTGCTCACCTCCGAGGTCGCCGCGATCATGCTGCTCGAGAAGTCCGAGGAGAAGGCCAAGGAGACCGACGAGGACGTGCTCTCCGACTCGGCCCGGGCGATCGCGCTGTACCACCTGGACCGGCTCTGGGCCGACCACCTGGCGTACCTCAACGAGGTCCGGGAGGGCGTGCACCTGCGGGCGCTGGGCAAGCTGGACCCGCTCGACGAGTTCCACCGCGCCGCCGTGCCAGCCTTCCAGGAGCTGCTCACCCAGGTCGAGGCGCGCACCATCGAGACGTTCGAGGAGGTCGACCTCACCGACGGCTGGCAGCCGGACCGGGCGGAGATCGTCCGGCCCAGCGCCACCTGGACGTACCTGGTGCACGACAACCCGTTCGGCTCGGAGCTCGACCGGCTCATCGCGGCCGTCGGCCGCCGCCTCACCTCGGGCGGCTAG
- a CDS encoding zinc-dependent alcohol dehydrogenase produces MSDAGIIDRNLIVAGPGRLEIAEVPAEPVPDGGFRARTLFSGISTGTELTFLKGTNPALHAGFDPALGLFGAPPEQAYPVHRLGYMEVAEVEQSRTPAFPDGTVVAMTYGHRTGYNGHPLRDRVVPLPAGLDPLLGVYVAHMGPICANGLLHAAADRYGQDVRSLADGVRGARVAVVGAGVVGLLTALFARSHGAASVVVVDPTPQRLEIASALGLEVLSSKGEEDPAVTLKTRWRHADGDRGADVVFQCRGQAAALHLALRLLRPQGTVIDLAFYPGGADEVRLGEEFHHNGLGVRCAQIGRVPRGLAHSWDRERLSAATIDLLRAEGDAIRKHLVTAVVPFAEAPALLTDLAERRRQEMQVVLSF; encoded by the coding sequence ATGTCTGACGCCGGCATCATTGACCGCAATCTGATCGTCGCCGGCCCCGGCCGCCTGGAGATCGCCGAGGTGCCGGCGGAGCCGGTGCCGGACGGCGGCTTCCGCGCCCGCACCCTGTTCAGCGGCATCTCCACCGGCACCGAACTGACCTTCCTGAAGGGCACCAACCCGGCCCTGCACGCCGGCTTCGACCCCGCGCTCGGCCTGTTCGGCGCCCCTCCGGAGCAGGCCTACCCGGTGCACCGCCTGGGCTACATGGAGGTCGCCGAGGTCGAGCAGAGCCGCACCCCGGCCTTCCCGGACGGCACCGTCGTCGCGATGACCTACGGGCACCGCACCGGCTACAACGGCCATCCGCTGCGGGACCGGGTGGTGCCGTTGCCGGCCGGGCTCGACCCGCTGCTCGGCGTCTACGTCGCCCACATGGGCCCGATCTGCGCGAACGGGCTGCTGCACGCGGCCGCCGACCGGTACGGCCAGGACGTCCGCTCGCTGGCCGACGGCGTTCGGGGCGCCCGGGTCGCAGTGGTCGGCGCCGGCGTGGTCGGCCTGCTCACCGCCCTGTTCGCCCGCTCGCACGGCGCCGCGTCGGTGGTCGTGGTGGACCCGACCCCGCAGCGCCTCGAGATCGCCTCGGCGCTGGGCCTGGAGGTGCTGTCCAGCAAGGGCGAGGAGGATCCCGCGGTCACGCTGAAGACCCGGTGGCGGCACGCCGACGGCGACCGCGGCGCCGACGTGGTCTTCCAGTGCCGCGGCCAGGCCGCGGCACTGCACCTGGCGTTGCGCCTGCTGCGCCCGCAGGGCACGGTCATCGACCTGGCGTTCTATCCGGGCGGCGCGGACGAGGTCCGGCTCGGCGAGGAGTTCCACCACAACGGCCTCGGCGTACGCTGCGCGCAGATCGGCCGGGTGCCGCGCGGACTGGCCCACTCGTGGGACCGGGAACGGCTCTCCGCCGCGACCATCGACCTGCTGCGTGCCGAGGGTGACGCCATCCGTAAACACCTGGTCACCGCGGTCGTGCCGTTCGCCGAGGCGCCGGCGCTGCTGACTGACCTGGCCGAACGCCGCCGCCAGGAGATGCAGGTGGTGCTCTCCTTCTGA